In Sus scrofa isolate TJ Tabasco breed Duroc unplaced genomic scaffold, Sscrofa11.1 Contig1983, whole genome shotgun sequence, a single genomic region encodes these proteins:
- the LOC110258402 gene encoding olfactory receptor 2J3-like, whose amino-acid sequence MMKEKNASSQDYFVLLGFSNWPHLELVLFVVILMFYLMTLIGNLFIIILSYLDSHLHTPMYFFLSNLSFLDLCYTTSSIPQLLVNLWGPEKNISYVGCMIQLYFVLALGTAECMLLVVMSYDRYAAVCRPLHYTVLMHPRFCHLLAVASWASGFTTSALHSSFTSWVPLCGHRQVDHFFCEVAALLRLSCVDTRANELTLMVMSSIFVIIPLILILSSYGAIAHAVLRMQSTAGLQKVFGSCGAHLLVVSLFFIPVMCIYLQPPTRGSQDQGKFIASFILLSHLASTL is encoded by the coding sequence atgatgaaggaaaaaaatgcaagttctcaagattactttgttCTACTGGGTTTTTCTAATTGGCCTCACCTTGAGTTAGTTCTCTTTGTAGTTATTTTGATGTTCTACTTGATGACATTGATAGGCAACCTGTTCATCATTATCTTGTCATACTTGGACTCCCATctccacactcccatgtacttcttcctctcaaacctgtcttttctggatctctgCTATACCACCAGCTCCATCCCCCAGTTGCTGGTCAACCTCTGGGGcccagagaaaaacatttcttatgTCGGGTGCATGATTCAACTCTATTTTGTTCTTGCATTGGGAACTGCTGAGTGTATGCTACTGGTGGTGATGTCCTATGACCGTTATGCAGCTGTATGTAGACCCTTGCATTACACTGTCCTCATGCACCCTCGTTTCTGCCAtctgttggctgtggcttcttGGGCAAGTGGCTTTACCACCTCAGCACTTCACTCCTCATTTACCTCCTGGGTACCCCTGTGTGGACATCGTCAGGtggatcatttcttctgtgaagttgCAGCACTGCTGCGACTGTCTTGTGTTGATACCCGTGCTAATGAGCTGACCCTCATGGTCATGAGCTCCATTTTTGTGATCATACCACTTATTCTCATTCTCAGCTCCTATGGTGCGATTGCCCAtgctgtgctgaggatgcagtcAACAGCTGGACTTCAGAAAGTCTTTGGGTCATGTGGAGCCCATCTTCTGGTTGTATCCCTGTTTTTCATTCCAGTCATGTGCATATATCTCCAGCCCCCAACAAGAGGTTCTCAAGATCAAGGAAAGTTCATTGCCTCTTTTATACTGTTGTCACACCTAGCCTCAACCCTCTAA